TTAGACTTCGGAAGGTACCATGCACCTTATGGTCATGGCCGAGTAAGGGATAAATTCACAGACCACGAATTAAAGTTAAAAACCATCTTAGAATGGTCAGAAGCAGGTAAGCTGTTAAATATAAATGAATTACTCGTTGAGATTGAACAAAAAGAGGCTTGTCATGGAAACGGAAAGGTACATCCTGGTATCTCGCAGGTAAATTTTAAACTAGCGTACAAAAAAGCTAAAGACTTACAAAGTAAAGGCTGTCTTGCTTATGGTCCCTTTGTGAAGAATGGCACTAATTGCTCGCGTTTTGTTAATACTATTATTAAGGCAGGACGGCCTAAACTTTGGACTAAAGTTAGGCTATCCTTGCCACCCACCATCTCTCCTACTCCACTAGGAAACGTGAAGTCATTGAGTCAAATCAGCTCAAGTATTGCCACTACAAGCTCTCTGAATGTGAATCAAGACATATCAATCTATGAGTAAAAAAACAGCCTATTTCAGAGGAACCTTACCTCCACCAGAAAAGCCCGTTAATCTACCAGAAAAGATGCAATGGCTGGCTGGAGAAGGTGCTGGCTCATGGTTTCATATAGAATTCATGAGTGAGAACCTTGCTCAAATTAATAGATACAACCCAAAA
This sequence is a window from Arcticibacterium luteifluviistationis. Protein-coding genes within it:
- a CDS encoding DUF6695 family protein — its product is MYSGWAIALAWPETHCKATGAWYDKPAGWLGLHKDYYYKVGHAAVILIKNFENEALYLDFGRYHAPYGHGRVRDKFTDHELKLKTILEWSEAGKLLNINELLVEIEQKEACHGNGKVHPGISQVNFKLAYKKAKDLQSKGCLAYGPFVKNGTNCSRFVNTIIKAGRPKLWTKVRLSLPPTISPTPLGNVKSLSQISSSIATTSSLNVNQDISIYE
- a CDS encoding DUF6695 family protein; this encodes MSKKTAYFRGTLPPPEKPVNLPEKMQWLAGEGAGSWFHIEFMSENLAQINRYNPKGEFECAGLFISKDSININELYEITHLSHCMEVRFKTQDKIVLFKNVNND